Proteins encoded by one window of Streptomyces clavuligerus:
- a CDS encoding membrane protein, translating into MTATLIWLLVAVLAFGMYLSWTAGRLDRLHTRIDAARAALDAQLLRRASVTQEVATSGVLDPAASIVLYEAAHAARQAQEEQREVAESELSAALRAVFAESAQVEAVREVPGGEDAAGELARAARRVPMARRFHNDAVRAARALRRHRTVRWFRLAGHAPFPLAFEMDDEPPRALADRSVT; encoded by the coding sequence GTGACCGCAACGCTCATCTGGCTCCTTGTGGCCGTCCTCGCCTTCGGTATGTACCTCAGTTGGACCGCCGGGCGCCTCGACCGGCTCCACACCCGGATCGACGCCGCCCGCGCCGCGCTCGACGCCCAGTTGCTGCGGCGCGCCTCGGTGACCCAGGAGGTGGCCACGTCCGGGGTGCTCGACCCGGCGGCGTCGATCGTGCTGTACGAGGCGGCCCACGCGGCCCGGCAGGCGCAGGAGGAGCAGCGCGAGGTCGCCGAGAGCGAGCTGAGCGCCGCGCTGCGCGCCGTCTTCGCCGAGTCCGCCCAGGTCGAGGCCGTCCGCGAGGTGCCGGGCGGCGAGGACGCCGCCGGTGAACTGGCCCGCGCGGCCCGCCGGGTCCCCATGGCCCGCCGCTTCCACAACGACGCCGTGCGCGCGGCCCGGGCGCTGCGCCGCCATCGCACGGTCCGCTGGTTCCGGCTGGCCGGGCACGCCCCGTTCCCGCTCGCCTTCGAGATGGACGACGAGCCGCCGCGGGCGCTCGCGGACCGTTCCGTCACCTGA